A genomic segment from Malus domestica chromosome 05, GDT2T_hap1 encodes:
- the LOC103440791 gene encoding probable protein phosphatase 2C 60 — MLSELMNFLRSCFRPRSNRYVHTGADSGGRQDGLLWYKDTGQHINGDFSMAVVQANNLLEDQSQLESGSLSTHESGAYGTFVGVYDGHGGPETSRYINDHLFQHLKRFCSEQQSMSVDVIRKAFQATEEGFLSVVTREWPMKPQIAAVGSCCLVGVICNGTLYIANCGDSRAVLGRIMKATGEVLSIQLSQEHNASIESVRQELQSLHPDDPHIVVLKHNVWRVKGLIQISRSIGDVYLKKAEFNREPLFSKFRLRDPIKRPILSADPAISEIQLQPHDQFIIFASDGLWEHLTNQEAVDIVQKHPRNGSAKRLIKTALQEAAKKREMRYSDLKKIDRGVRRHFHDDITVIVVFLDSNLVSKASSVKCPNLSVRGGGINLPPNTLAPYATTTEAGNT; from the exons ATGTTATCAGAGTTGATGAACTTCTTGAGGTCCTGTTTTCGGCCAAGGTCGAATCGATACGTTCATACTGGTGCAGATTCCGGGGGTCGCCAAGACGGGCTTCTGTGGTACAAAGACACAGGCCAGCACATAAATGGTGATTTCTCAATGGCTGTAGTTCAGGCCAACAATTTACTTGAGGATCAGAGTCAGCTCGAGTCGGGTAGTTTGAGCACACATGAATCTGGCGCCTATGGTACTTTTGTTGGTGTTTATGACGGTCATGGGGGTCCGGAGACGTCACGCTATATCAATGATCACCTCTTTCAACATCTCAAGA GATTTTGTTCGGAGCAGCAGTCCATGTCTGTGGATGTAATACGAAAAGCATTTCAAGCAACAGAAGAGGGTTTTCTTTCCGTAGTTACTAGGGAGTGGCCTATGAAACCACAGATTGCAGCAGTAGGATCGTGCTGCCTTGTTGGTGTTATTTGTAATGGAACTCTTTATATCGCTAACTGTGGTGATTCCCGTGCTGTTTTGGGAAGAATAATGAAGGCAACAGGGGAGGTGCTCTCCATTCAGTTGTCACAAGAGCACAATGCCTCTATAGAATCTGTGAGACAGGAGCTGCAATCTTTGCACCCTGATGATCCACATATTGTAGTTTTGAAGCATAATGTATGGCGTGTGAAAGGCTTAATACAG ATTTCTAGATCTATTGGTGATGTGTATTTAAAAAAGGCTGAATTTAACAGGGAGCCTTTGTTTTCCAAGTTTCGTCTTCGGGACCCTATCAAAAGACCAATTTTGAGCGCTGATCCGGCAATTTCAGAGATCCAATTGCAGCCACATGATCAATTTATTATATTTGCATCTGATGGGCTCTGGGAACACCTCACCAATCAGGAAGCAGTGGACATAGTTCAAAAACATCCACGAAAT GGAAGTGCAAAAAGGCTGATAAAAACCGCCCTGCAAGAAGCAGcaaaaaagagagagatgaggtATTCGGACTTGAAGAAGATTGACCGTGGGGTTCGCCGCCATTTCCACGATGACATAACTGTGATCGTCGTGTTTCTTGACTCAAACCTTGTGAGCAAGGCTAGTTCTGTCAAGTGCCCGAACCTATCGGTGAGAGGAGGTGGAATCAACCTGCCTCCTAACACTCTTGCTCCATATGCCACGACAACGGAAGCTGGCAATACCTGA